One Candidatus Scalindua japonica DNA segment encodes these proteins:
- a CDS encoding universal stress protein — MIKLERILFPTDFSSTAEHALKYALTFASEHKAKLFVMHVIPNPDSPVVFGEDGESVTPPSFERMEAKAKKSMEQLIPERYAKELEIENIIVQGGPLKEILKCVKKFNIDLLTMASHGRKGISHMLMGSLAEKVVQMAPCPVLTIKHPEHEFVLP, encoded by the coding sequence ATGATTAAATTAGAAAGAATATTATTCCCTACAGACTTTTCTTCCACTGCGGAACATGCCTTAAAGTATGCACTCACTTTTGCATCTGAACACAAGGCAAAGCTGTTCGTTATGCACGTAATTCCAAATCCTGATTCCCCGGTTGTATTCGGTGAAGATGGAGAATCTGTTACTCCTCCAAGTTTTGAAAGAATGGAAGCAAAAGCAAAAAAATCAATGGAACAATTAATACCAGAGAGATATGCAAAAGAGCTAGAGATTGAAAATATTATTGTACAAGGGGGGCCGCTTAAGGAAATTCTCAAATGTGTGAAAAAATTCAATATTGACTTGCTAACAATGGCTTCACACGGTAGAAAAGGAATTTCTCACATGCTTATGGGGAGCCTGGCGGAAAAGGTTGTACAAATGGCTCCATGCCCGGTTTTAACGATAAAACATCCTGAACACGAATTTGTATTACCATGA
- a CDS encoding DUF1566 domain-containing protein gives MDILTRERKSNYLAANTHANQHNLKTQRLKLRSSYENCTKEDIERILKKYNFFNRFRNETRNFSNDFELKTINRDKVVIDHTTKLIWHQSGSLEKMDLNKEWNWKEKLNQNEYAGYSDWRLPTAAEAASLLKSKNKNTDLFIDPVFDEQQKSIWTCDHYSAHSVWCVNFSTGCVRNYNIYYGHYSRPVRSFY, from the coding sequence ATGGATATACTTACAAGAGAAAGAAAGAGTAACTATTTGGCAGCAAATACACACGCTAATCAACATAATTTGAAAACACAACGTTTAAAACTGCGTTCGTCTTACGAAAACTGTACTAAAGAGGATATAGAAAGAATACTGAAGAAATACAACTTTTTTAATCGCTTTAGAAACGAAACAAGGAATTTTTCTAACGATTTTGAATTGAAAACAATAAATAGAGATAAGGTTGTTATCGACCATACCACAAAACTGATATGGCACCAGTCGGGCTCTTTGGAAAAAATGGACTTGAATAAAGAATGGAACTGGAAAGAAAAATTAAACCAGAATGAGTACGCTGGATATTCTGATTGGCGATTACCCACTGCAGCAGAAGCAGCATCATTATTGAAGTCGAAGAATAAGAATACTGATCTATTTATCGACCCGGTATTTGATGAACAACAAAAGAGTATATGGACTTGTGATCATTATAGTGCACATAGTGTTTGGTGCGTAAACTTCTCAACAGGCTGTGTACGAAATTATAACATTTATTACGGCCATTACTCTCGTCCTGTACGTTCATTTTACTGA
- a CDS encoding CBS domain-containing protein — MITVKQILNDKDGGIFTVTPERTLYYALKVMADKNIGALIVVKEGKAVGMFSERDLVRKAVIDQKISMDMKVNQLMTTMICHVRPEQTIDECTALMTEKRTRHLPVLDGEKLVGIISIGDILKQTIAEKEFKIQNLETFISGGF, encoded by the coding sequence ATGATTACTGTAAAACAGATTCTGAATGATAAGGATGGTGGGATTTTTACCGTAACACCTGAACGCACTTTGTATTATGCACTCAAAGTCATGGCAGATAAAAATATTGGAGCGCTGATTGTAGTAAAAGAAGGAAAAGCGGTTGGTATGTTTTCAGAGCGTGATTTAGTACGAAAGGCTGTAATCGACCAGAAGATATCAATGGATATGAAAGTAAATCAATTAATGACGACTATGATATGCCATGTACGCCCTGAACAAACTATAGATGAATGCACGGCATTAATGACGGAGAAACGTACACGTCATTTGCCAGTATTAGACGGAGAAAAGCTGGTTGGTATTATCAGTATTGGAGATATTTTAAAACAAACCATAGCGGAAAAAGAGTTTAAAATACAAAATCTTGAAACCTTTATTTCAGGTGGGTTTTAG
- a CDS encoding AsmA-like C-terminal region-containing protein, which translates to MKKKVQTVISQKVGGKVEYKTVDLSIFPIIHAVIHQVSISIPEKGEGTIKTLNIIPKILPLFIGKFLIDKIRIESPDMKMVMPRSFEQSNEAKEPFNLDTFKDTVIGMLSPLTTELQEFQITIKDGAFNLIEEAVMVFTLRNVQAEIGCLSQEIKIKINGTSSICKDISVIASFGQKDLKGKGEVELRHFQPQTLFDRFLPDAVYRISEPIDKVIVNLKTDGPNDLQVGLKGSLPNLTLRKGDMQSVIKCKNMEGSLHFEEGKTKISLTDLDLDQPQLNMIGDFVVDHETQQINLELTGRDIDIPTVREKALAFAGDNEVVKTLFQILKGGRLPDIVIRSQGRSFGDLGNMENLVIKGNIREGKILIPGPDFILENVTGDLVVEQGILEGTKIDAKLKDAFGREGRISVGLTGKDAPLHVETKITTDAEQIPPLLKRLTKNKNFLSAIKRLINVKGTVTGTLVIGGRLDAITAKVDIDRINVSAHYDGVPFPLQINDGRVHYDGENISMTNLGGTFGSSLFSELTAGISLGEDASIEIQSGRILALLKELYPWVYSFEKVEKGLKDVKAVSGILRFSSLKLHGPLAMPESWSIEATGEVEDLIVDTTLFPESIKIEKGNLKAVENKILLTAAKVNAGDSSLRISATVNHHMTEFVKVDIGFEGEMGKESMNWIENRFKLPAEFSIRPPLSIPEAHLTWKKDSGISFISTLVFQDGPGISFDMFLNAEGLKINNILIQDAETNASFACGLKEEVIDFSFTGNLSHTTTDKIFHNTPFSKEWIKGDFEAHILLDKPKHSIFHGILEGGDFSFPWIQKVPLNINDIALHADNKSVMVDSLRLTWKDNHLSVNGDVNISENGFLFDLVMSADGINWDTIRKTLDIGNKKQDKNEDNKKKEEESEESHFWELPIKGFLRLDAESFTFDQYTWEPLQAKLSFDPDCISIEVIDANVCGTSCPGVLEVTPQDISLDFQLQSRNQELSTTIQCFGDKNDFITGELHLEAQAMARGASKELVKSLNGNFEGTAKNGKISRFGLLAKIFAFLNLTETFRGKLPGITKEGFPYKSMTLNGEIQNGLFMINEYVLDAPSMRVTSHGSVDIFANELDLELLMSPFKTVDFIINNIPIIRGILGGTLVSIPVKVKGDIENPMISYFPFSVVGRKLLNTTKRALNTPANIIKPLIPGKGKK; encoded by the coding sequence ATGAAGAAAAAGGTCCAGACCGTTATCTCACAAAAAGTAGGCGGCAAAGTGGAATATAAGACCGTTGATCTATCAATATTTCCAATCATTCATGCTGTCATTCATCAGGTAAGTATTTCCATACCGGAAAAGGGTGAGGGAACGATAAAGACGTTGAACATCATTCCGAAGATATTACCCCTTTTCATCGGTAAATTTCTCATTGACAAAATCCGGATAGAATCTCCCGATATGAAGATGGTAATGCCCCGGAGTTTTGAGCAAAGCAATGAAGCTAAGGAACCCTTCAATCTTGATACATTCAAAGATACGGTGATCGGTATGTTATCTCCTTTGACAACAGAACTACAGGAATTTCAAATTACCATCAAAGATGGAGCATTCAATCTTATTGAAGAGGCTGTAATGGTTTTTACCTTGCGTAATGTACAGGCGGAAATTGGTTGTCTTTCTCAAGAGATAAAAATCAAAATAAATGGTACATCCAGTATTTGTAAAGATATTTCGGTGATTGCGAGTTTTGGCCAGAAAGATTTGAAAGGCAAGGGAGAGGTTGAACTCAGACACTTTCAGCCGCAGACTCTTTTTGACCGTTTTTTACCGGATGCTGTTTATCGAATATCAGAACCGATTGATAAGGTGATTGTGAACCTTAAAACAGATGGGCCCAATGATTTACAGGTCGGATTAAAAGGCTCCTTACCCAATCTGACATTACGTAAGGGAGACATGCAATCAGTCATAAAATGTAAAAACATGGAGGGTTCTCTTCATTTTGAGGAAGGCAAAACGAAAATATCTCTTACAGATCTTGACCTTGATCAACCTCAGCTCAATATGATTGGAGACTTTGTTGTCGATCATGAAACGCAGCAAATCAACCTGGAGCTTACGGGTCGTGATATTGACATTCCTACGGTACGGGAAAAAGCTCTGGCTTTTGCAGGAGATAATGAGGTAGTAAAAACACTTTTTCAAATTTTGAAAGGTGGCAGATTGCCTGACATCGTAATCAGGAGTCAGGGAAGGTCATTTGGTGATCTTGGTAACATGGAAAACCTTGTCATAAAGGGTAATATTCGTGAAGGTAAAATCTTAATTCCTGGTCCTGATTTTATTTTGGAAAATGTCACGGGGGATCTGGTTGTTGAACAGGGCATCCTGGAAGGCACTAAAATTGATGCTAAACTTAAAGATGCTTTCGGCAGGGAAGGAAGAATCAGCGTCGGCCTTACCGGAAAGGATGCACCTCTTCATGTTGAAACAAAGATAACAACAGATGCCGAACAAATTCCGCCACTTCTCAAGAGATTAACTAAAAATAAAAACTTTTTAAGTGCAATCAAACGGCTAATAAACGTTAAAGGAACGGTTACCGGTACACTTGTCATCGGTGGACGTCTTGACGCAATTACCGCAAAAGTGGATATTGATAGAATCAATGTCTCTGCTCATTACGACGGGGTTCCATTCCCCTTACAGATTAATGATGGGAGGGTTCATTATGATGGGGAGAACATAAGTATGACAAACCTGGGAGGTACATTTGGCAGTTCTTTGTTTTCAGAACTTACGGCCGGGATAAGCCTTGGAGAAGATGCCAGTATAGAAATTCAATCAGGGAGGATCCTGGCTTTACTCAAAGAATTATACCCATGGGTATACTCATTTGAGAAAGTGGAAAAAGGCCTTAAAGATGTAAAAGCAGTAAGTGGTATCCTTCGGTTTTCGTCATTGAAGCTGCATGGTCCGCTTGCCATGCCGGAAAGCTGGAGTATAGAGGCAACGGGTGAGGTTGAAGATCTTATCGTGGATACAACCCTATTCCCAGAGTCAATTAAAATAGAAAAAGGAAATCTTAAAGCAGTGGAGAATAAGATCCTTTTGACAGCTGCAAAGGTAAATGCAGGAGACAGTTCATTAAGAATATCAGCAACGGTTAATCATCATATGACAGAGTTTGTCAAGGTTGATATTGGATTCGAAGGGGAAATGGGAAAGGAATCAATGAATTGGATAGAAAACCGTTTTAAGCTACCAGCAGAATTTAGTATCAGGCCGCCACTCTCCATACCAGAGGCCCATCTAACCTGGAAAAAAGATTCAGGCATATCATTTATCAGTACTCTTGTGTTTCAAGATGGCCCCGGAATTTCTTTTGATATGTTTCTGAATGCTGAAGGCTTGAAGATTAATAACATTCTTATTCAGGACGCAGAAACCAACGCTTCTTTTGCATGCGGCCTTAAAGAAGAGGTGATTGACTTTAGTTTTACCGGTAATTTGTCACATACGACTACGGATAAAATTTTCCACAATACCCCATTTTCTAAGGAGTGGATAAAGGGTGATTTCGAGGCACATATCCTGTTGGATAAACCGAAACATTCTATATTTCACGGTATACTTGAAGGGGGGGATTTCTCATTCCCCTGGATACAAAAGGTACCCTTGAACATAAACGATATTGCATTGCATGCAGATAACAAAAGTGTCATGGTAGATTCTCTCAGACTCACCTGGAAAGACAATCACCTTTCAGTAAATGGTGATGTTAATATTTCTGAAAATGGTTTTCTCTTTGATTTGGTTATGTCTGCCGATGGAATAAACTGGGATACAATCAGAAAAACCCTGGATATTGGGAATAAAAAACAAGATAAGAATGAGGATAATAAAAAAAAAGAGGAGGAGAGTGAAGAGAGCCATTTTTGGGAACTTCCCATAAAGGGTTTTCTCAGATTAGATGCGGAATCCTTCACGTTCGACCAATACACCTGGGAGCCGTTACAGGCCAAACTCTCCTTCGACCCTGATTGTATAAGCATAGAGGTTATTGATGCCAATGTATGCGGAACTTCCTGCCCCGGAGTATTGGAAGTAACCCCTCAGGATATATCATTAGATTTTCAATTACAGAGCCGTAATCAAGAATTAAGTACAACAATACAATGTTTTGGTGATAAAAACGATTTTATAACGGGTGAGCTTCACCTTGAGGCTCAGGCAATGGCACGTGGAGCAAGTAAAGAATTAGTTAAGTCGCTTAATGGAAATTTTGAAGGTACCGCAAAGAATGGAAAGATAAGCCGCTTTGGATTGTTAGCAAAGATTTTTGCCTTCCTGAATCTTACTGAGACTTTCAGGGGCAAGTTACCGGGCATTACAAAGGAAGGGTTTCCGTATAAATCCATGACTCTAAACGGAGAAATACAGAATGGTCTTTTTATGATAAATGAATACGTCTTAGACGCTCCTTCAATGCGAGTAACCAGTCATGGTTCTGTCGATATTTTTGCGAATGAATTAGATCTTGAGTTACTAATGTCTCCTTTTAAAACTGTCGATTTTATCATAAATAACATACCAATAATAAGAGGCATTTTAGGCGGCACCCTTGTCTCCATTCCTGTTAAAGTAAAAGGCGATATTGAAAACCCGATGATTTCATACTTTCCCTTTTCAGTTGTTGGCAGAAAATTGCTGAATACGACAAAGAGAGCTCTGAATACACCGGCGAATATTATAAAACCGCTCATACCAGGCAAGGGGAAAAAATGA
- a CDS encoding MarR family transcriptional regulator — MKLSPNERFTLSLLVQNPDLTNNDISESLEITSQGVSKIIKSLLLKGLLKARN; from the coding sequence ATGAAACTATCCCCTAATGAAAGATTTACGCTTAGCCTACTTGTTCAAAATCCAGATTTGACAAATAACGACATATCAGAATCACTTGAAATAACGTCACAGGGTGTAAGCAAAATTATAAAAAGCTTGTTGCTAAAGGGCTTATTGAAAGCCAGGAATTAA
- a CDS encoding response regulator transcription factor: MQKPKIMVIDGEKERRDVLHIFFSREGYKVKVVDNGSVAKKVLRKERFDLVLCDWAAPEVYNYDVIQNLNKLKKRPGIGIITCWSGKIMSINNGDLDVDFIARKPFDLSHLLKQIREVIKAE; the protein is encoded by the coding sequence ATGCAAAAGCCAAAAATTATGGTGATAGATGGTGAAAAAGAACGACGTGATGTGCTGCATATTTTTTTTTCAAGAGAAGGATATAAAGTTAAGGTTGTTGACAATGGATCTGTAGCAAAAAAAGTATTAAGAAAAGAACGCTTTGATCTGGTGTTATGCGATTGGGCTGCGCCGGAAGTATATAATTATGACGTAATACAAAACCTTAACAAGTTAAAGAAAAGACCAGGGATAGGTATAATTACATGCTGGAGCGGAAAGATCATGTCTATAAATAATGGAGACCTGGATGTCGATTTTATTGCCAGAAAGCCATTTGATCTTTCTCATTTATTAAAGCAGATAAGAGAAGTTATTAAAGCCGAGTAA
- a CDS encoding vWA domain-containing protein, giving the protein MGFLNLIAFGYLASIGLVVLFYVFNKKKNVVHVPSLIPWGILKEDTVRSKVFKVDLLFLLQVLLILLLVFFLAKPYLKSSIINISGKSVVVVIDSSASMQTIEENGSRFDEARSYALKMVGKLGQSDKMMVISSNYTSRVISNFTGDKARLNSVIKDLMPKDTGTNLDEGVSLGVSFLKNVEKGEMYVLTDRSPSSINYTNLKSGNIKFVTFGEKSANVAISSLDVYQDMFKDYTEREAYVTIENYSDDSKTVGLSVFLNDEIIMEKKFELSGNGQKRLSIQNLNAPGILKASIQTDDFLSVDNTAYAKINEIKPINILLVSDNYNLQNELAKIENSTKRIIITRMSASKYKPEFIKDFDAAIFHKFVPEENPGINSLYIMPYLNSSNLQADEGSAFSNELVREHNLVLQVKILDWDNTHPVMMHLNTLDNLNIKEAFTMKLPDWSNPLIKISDNLNDSPIAFAGRYEGRKIVTLGFDLSDFDFSKSDGLRMLIMTLNIIQWLNPYESENHNKLLTGGKYRLNYALTENVEIVTPINETLKYDATETDFVFNKIDYTGEYKISDANLNTRFVANFFDENESRIAPESTDNVELKFEEKEAEALIKDKKTEFGKYLLLLVPFFLFIEWLLYHKKVRAGTV; this is encoded by the coding sequence ATGGGTTTTTTAAATTTAATCGCATTTGGATATTTAGCATCAATAGGACTTGTCGTATTATTCTATGTTTTTAATAAAAAGAAAAATGTAGTGCATGTGCCGAGTCTGATTCCATGGGGAATACTTAAGGAAGATACTGTACGGAGTAAAGTCTTTAAGGTAGACCTTCTTTTCCTGTTACAAGTACTCCTTATTCTACTTCTTGTTTTTTTTCTTGCAAAGCCATATCTTAAATCCAGCATAATTAATATTTCCGGAAAGAGTGTTGTTGTTGTCATTGACTCATCTGCAAGTATGCAAACTATTGAAGAGAATGGATCACGTTTTGACGAGGCCAGGTCGTATGCACTTAAAATGGTGGGTAAACTTGGTCAATCAGATAAGATGATGGTTATTTCTTCAAATTATACTTCCAGGGTTATCAGTAACTTTACGGGTGATAAAGCAAGGTTGAATAGTGTAATCAAAGACTTAATGCCAAAAGATACTGGAACCAACCTTGATGAGGGGGTAAGTCTGGGAGTTTCATTTCTTAAAAATGTAGAAAAAGGAGAGATGTATGTATTGACCGACAGATCACCGTCTTCAATAAACTATACCAATTTAAAGTCGGGAAATATAAAATTTGTTACGTTTGGAGAGAAATCTGCAAACGTTGCCATTTCGTCTCTGGATGTATATCAGGATATGTTTAAAGATTACACGGAGCGAGAAGCTTATGTAACAATTGAAAATTATTCAGATGATAGTAAAACGGTTGGGTTGAGTGTTTTCTTGAATGATGAAATCATAATGGAAAAGAAATTTGAATTATCAGGTAATGGCCAGAAAAGATTAAGTATACAAAATCTTAATGCCCCGGGTATCTTAAAAGCCAGTATACAGACGGACGATTTTCTTTCAGTTGATAATACAGCTTATGCAAAAATTAATGAAATAAAACCTATCAATATATTATTAGTTTCAGATAATTATAATCTGCAGAATGAGCTTGCGAAGATAGAAAACAGTACCAAGCGGATAATAATAACACGGATGAGTGCATCTAAGTATAAACCGGAATTTATAAAAGATTTTGATGCCGCAATTTTTCACAAGTTTGTTCCGGAAGAAAATCCCGGAATTAATTCATTGTACATAATGCCGTATTTGAACTCATCGAATTTACAGGCAGATGAGGGTAGCGCTTTCAGTAATGAACTGGTCCGAGAACACAACCTGGTGTTACAGGTAAAGATACTCGACTGGGACAATACGCATCCTGTGATGATGCATCTCAATACCCTGGATAATTTAAATATTAAGGAAGCATTTACCATGAAACTTCCCGATTGGTCAAATCCATTAATAAAGATTTCAGATAATTTAAATGATTCTCCCATTGCCTTTGCAGGTAGGTATGAAGGAAGGAAGATAGTAACATTGGGTTTTGATCTGAGTGATTTTGACTTTTCAAAATCTGACGGTTTACGGATGCTTATTATGACACTTAATATTATCCAGTGGTTAAATCCGTATGAGTCGGAAAATCATAATAAACTGTTAACAGGAGGGAAGTACAGGCTGAACTATGCCTTGACAGAAAATGTTGAAATAGTAACGCCTATAAACGAAACACTGAAATATGATGCTACTGAAACTGATTTTGTCTTTAACAAAATAGATTATACAGGAGAATACAAAATTTCAGATGCTAATCTTAATACCAGGTTTGTGGCAAATTTCTTTGATGAAAATGAGTCAAGGATTGCTCCGGAATCGACAGACAACGTAGAACTTAAATTTGAAGAGAAAGAAGCCGAAGCTCTGATAAAAGATAAAAAAACAGAATTTGGTAAATATCTTCTTTTACTTGTACCATTTTTTCTTTTTATTGAATGGTTGCTCTATCATAAGAAAGTAAGGGCAGGTACTGTATGA
- a CDS encoding metallophosphoesterase family protein, with protein sequence MLQERQSVERLETFDISLSPGQRYYINPGSVDQPRDVIPMASYKIYDTETKKVYIEKAEYNHEVVRKKSLKQAFLLTLLIV encoded by the coding sequence ATGTTGCAAGAACGACAGTCTGTGGAGAGGTTGGAAACATTTGATATTTCCTTGAGTCCAGGCCAACGTTACTACATCAATCCAGGTTCCGTTGATCAGCCACGAGACGTTATCCCTATGGCTTCTTACAAGATTTATGATACGGAAACAAAGAAAGTTTATATTGAAAAAGCAGAGTACAACCATGAAGTGGTTAGAAAAAAATCCTTGAAGCAGGCCTTCCTTTTGACCTTGCTTATCGTATAG
- a CDS encoding cytochrome c: MKTIKKISITLLCILVITTSAISYVSKNRNVFGGEIDVHGSVVTRAIMGQIGLHMAEIMDAILKGDSATVTKEAKKIAEISGSIMNEFFPKDGQVGRKFKVSDKSMKEKFEKFVQIIFDNSRNMVATSKEGDLSGAYESFDDLFRNACLACHKTTRDDWLDLVP; encoded by the coding sequence ATGAAGACGATAAAAAAAATAAGTATAACTTTACTTTGCATATTAGTTATTACAACAAGCGCAATATCATATGTTTCAAAAAATAGAAATGTGTTTGGAGGAGAAATTGATGTGCATGGTTCTGTAGTTACTAGAGCAATTATGGGACAAATAGGCCTTCATATGGCCGAAATAATGGATGCAATATTAAAAGGAGATTCTGCTACAGTTACCAAGGAAGCCAAAAAAATCGCAGAAATCAGTGGAAGCATAATGAACGAGTTCTTTCCAAAGGATGGTCAGGTTGGAAGGAAATTCAAAGTATCTGACAAGTCCATGAAGGAGAAATTTGAAAAATTTGTACAGATAATTTTTGATAACTCAAGAAATATGGTAGCCACGTCTAAAGAGGGAGATCTTTCTGGGGCCTATGAAAGTTTTGATGATTTGTTCAGAAACGCATGTCTTGCCTGTCATAAAACTACACGTGATGACTGGTTGGACTTGGTACCATAG
- a CDS encoding VWA domain-containing protein, with amino-acid sequence MINFLNEFDYQFTNPDYLKFLYALPVFWIVSIFAYRHVSVLKIILSTFLRSFVFLLVILVLGGFSGKEKSKREISAVYLMDMSDSITLEGKEWMWNYVKELDGVLDEKIKKGVVIFGGESKVITPTLTEDLKLEEILGKVTDSNISTDRTDIASGLMATLGIMPEDSSKIVVLLSDGNENQGKVEKALTMATGNDVKVFVVSPPDIREEGEILIKKVAVPREINEGEMFKVKVVIDNRNDRAVKGNLKLHKGGGILQEWDTEFKNGISVFEVPYQSKEQGFIKFKADLDIKDDELDLDKENNSKFAYVNVSGKTRLLYINGAKNQKMYLPDALKDKTIAVEIKTPDQIPKTLKEYLKYDSIIFSNVSRDFISAGQMTLLEKYVKDYGGGFVMTCGANITAEGGYSGTKIEEILPVKIIGGEPPKKKKKTRLSLVLIIDKSGSMLGRKMLFAKKASIELIKQLKVNDNFGIVAFDTAPYTIVELKKKEEVQKEIIRKLSMLKADGGTDIFPAMDSAYRQIMRTDSKVNHVILLSDGNTKSIYYHYNRMISKFQQANITVSTIALGTWLVNTKLLEDIAKKTKGQFYQITDIIRLPRLIVKDSEHFVSQSDFHEEHFYPTINQESQILKGIYDKQFPPLKGHTITEAKENVEVPLVTNIMGKTDPILANWRYGLGKVVVYASDANARWSSKWINWAMFNKFWSQVVRWSMRDISKANYDIKVKTDDDTVSLQIEPSSLLKDDTKLEVRLLSPDYIENGQKLLLKQVAPKRYISELNGVNPGTYNLKISRVRRGKVIDLKTKGLIVPEKTATIPLEYAVKDNNISQLNNIAEITGGKYNPLKEEITVEEQEVIISKGLEGFLIPLALLLFIIDIAVRKLNRQGN; translated from the coding sequence ATGATAAACTTTCTTAATGAGTTTGATTATCAATTTACTAATCCTGATTATCTAAAGTTTTTGTATGCACTTCCGGTTTTCTGGATTGTGTCAATATTTGCCTACCGTCATGTATCGGTTTTAAAAATCATCCTTTCTACATTTTTACGCTCTTTCGTATTCCTGCTTGTAATCCTTGTGTTAGGGGGATTCAGCGGAAAGGAGAAATCAAAGCGTGAAATCAGTGCCGTGTATTTGATGGATATGTCTGATAGTATCACATTAGAAGGAAAAGAATGGATGTGGAACTATGTAAAGGAGTTAGATGGTGTTCTGGATGAGAAGATTAAAAAGGGAGTGGTAATCTTTGGTGGTGAATCAAAAGTTATTACACCTACACTTACGGAAGATCTGAAATTGGAGGAAATACTCGGAAAAGTTACAGATTCAAATATCAGCACCGATAGGACTGATATCGCGAGTGGCTTAATGGCTACCCTTGGTATTATGCCGGAAGATTCATCTAAAATTGTTGTTCTCCTGTCAGATGGCAATGAGAACCAGGGTAAAGTGGAAAAGGCGCTTACAATGGCGACAGGTAATGATGTAAAGGTTTTTGTTGTATCTCCTCCAGATATCCGGGAAGAAGGCGAAATATTAATAAAAAAAGTTGCTGTTCCCAGGGAAATAAACGAGGGTGAGATGTTTAAAGTAAAAGTTGTGATTGACAACAGAAATGATAGAGCGGTCAAAGGCAATTTAAAGCTACACAAAGGGGGCGGTATACTACAAGAGTGGGACACTGAGTTTAAGAACGGAATAAGTGTATTTGAGGTCCCGTACCAAAGTAAAGAACAAGGATTTATAAAATTTAAAGCAGACTTAGATATTAAAGATGACGAACTCGACCTGGATAAAGAAAATAACAGTAAGTTTGCTTATGTTAATGTTTCAGGTAAAACGAGGCTGCTGTATATTAATGGCGCTAAAAACCAGAAGATGTATCTGCCTGATGCACTGAAAGATAAAACAATTGCCGTAGAGATAAAAACTCCGGACCAGATACCAAAAACTCTAAAAGAGTATCTTAAATATGATAGTATAATCTTCTCTAATGTGTCCAGAGATTTTATCAGTGCTGGACAAATGACGTTGTTAGAAAAATATGTAAAAGATTACGGTGGAGGATTTGTGATGACGTGCGGGGCAAACATCACGGCTGAAGGCGGATATTCAGGCACTAAAATAGAAGAAATACTTCCGGTTAAGATAATTGGAGGAGAACCGCCCAAAAAAAAGAAGAAAACAAGGCTCTCTTTGGTCTTGATTATAGACAAATCGGGGAGTATGCTGGGCAGGAAGATGCTCTTTGCCAAAAAGGCATCAATTGAACTGATTAAACAGCTGAAAGTAAATGACAATTTTGGTATTGTTGCGTTTGATACAGCACCGTATACAATTGTTGAACTGAAGAAAAAAGAAGAAGTCCAGAAAGAAATCATTAGAAAGCTGAGTATGTTAAAAGCGGATGGAGGAACGGATATTTTTCCTGCCATGGACTCCGCTTATCGCCAAATTATGAGAACAGATTCAAAAGTGAATCATGTTATTTTGCTTTCTGATGGAAACACGAAATCAATATATTATCATTATAATAGAATGATCAGTAAGTTTCAGCAGGCAAATATAACGGTTTCGACCATTGCTCTTGGGACGTGGCTCGTGAATACAAAACTGTTGGAAGATATAGCGAAGAAGACAAAGGGACAGTTTTATCAGATAACTGATATAATAAGGTTACCCAGGTTAATAGTAAAGGACTCGGAACATTTTGTTTCACAATCAGATTTCCATGAAGAGCATTTCTATCCGACAATTAACCAGGAGAGCCAGATATTGAAAGGTATTTACGACAAACAGTTTCCTCCGTTAAAAGGGCATACAATCACAGAAGCAAAGGAGAATGTTGAAGTCCCGCTCGTAACGAACATAATGGGGAAGACAGACCCAATTCTGGCTAATTGGAGATACGGGCTGGGTAAGGTGGTTGTTTACGCGTCTGACGCAAATGCACGATGGTCTTCAAAGTGGATTAACTGGGCAATGTTTAATAAGTTCTGGTCTCAGGTAGTGAGATGGTCTATGCGGGATATATCTAAAGCGAATTATGATATTAAGGTAAAAACGGATGATGATACAGTCTCCTTGCAGATAGAACCGTCATCTCTACTAAAAGATGATACAAAGTTGGAAGTGAGATTACTATCACCGGATTATATTGAAAATGGACAAAAGCTTCTTCTCAAACAGGTAGCTCCGAAAAGATATATCTCGGAACTGAATGGCGTTAATCCGGGTACCTATAATTTGAAAATATCAAGGGTGAGACGCGGAAAGGTTATAGAT